The Oncorhynchus masou masou isolate Uvic2021 chromosome 6, UVic_Omas_1.1, whole genome shotgun sequence genome has a window encoding:
- the LOC135542029 gene encoding mRNA turnover protein 4 homolog → MPKSKRDKKVSLTKTAKKGLETKQNLIEELRKCVDIYKHLFIFSVANMRNNKLKDIRTAWKHSRFFFGKNKVMMIAIGKGPTSEYKDNLHKVSRFLRGEVGVLFTNKTKAEVQEYFSQFKEMDFARAGNKAGMAITLDEGPLEQFPHSMEPQLRQLGLPTALKKGVVTLLKDHDVCKEGDTLTPEQARILKLFGIEMAEFRVQIKCMWNSETSDFEKLAEEEEEEAMQDNDTEEEEGCGK, encoded by the exons ATGCCGAAGTCAAAGAGAGACAAGAAAG TTTCACTAACAAAAACAGCCAAGAAGGGTCTGGAAACTAAACAGAACTTAATAGAAGAG TTGCGGAAATGTGTGGACATTTACAAGCATCTGTTCATCTTCTCTGTGGCAAACATGAGGAACAACAAACTGAAAGACATCAGGACAGCCTGGAAACACAGTCg ATTCTTTTTTGGCAAAAACAAAGTCATGATGATCGCTATAGGTAAAGGACCAACAAGCGAGTACAAAGACAATTTGCACAAG GTCAGCCGGTTTCTGAGGGGAGAAGTGGGTGTGTTATTCACAAATAAAACCAAGGCAGAGGTACAAGA GTATTTCAGCCAGTTCAAAGAGATGGATTTTGCACGAGCAGGAAACAAGGCAGGGATGGCCATAACACTTGATGAAGGACCCCTGGAACAGTTCCCTCACTCCATGGAGCCACAGCTGAGACAGTTGGGACTCCCCACAGCACTCAAGAAAG GAGTGGTGACACTACTGAAAGACCATGACGTGTGCAAAGAGGGAGACACACTAACCCCTGAACAGGCCCGTATTCTG AAACTCTTTGGGATTGAGATGGCAGAATTCAGAGTGCAGATCAAGTGCATGTGGAACTCTGAAACGAGCGACTTTGAGAAGCTGgctgaggaagaagaggaagaggccATGCAGGATAATGAcacagaggaggaagaagggtgTGGGAAATGA